Proteins from a genomic interval of Lolium perenne isolate Kyuss_39 chromosome 1, Kyuss_2.0, whole genome shotgun sequence:
- the LOC139834968 gene encoding uncharacterized protein, which produces MTTTSAQASTALGPIVSPPVAAAPAAVTPIAIRLDKGNFALWRVLSLANLSGASLHGFLDGTAVAPAQTITEGAGDAARVVPNPAYATWWTQDQKVKGVLLSSMTEDIASQLLGCTMAAEVWTAIHAMFSSQSRAGVRHIRRQIQALRKGDMSASEYMHKVKALADSMTAAGFPLQDDEIIDYMLTGLGKDFNPIAASLNVVTTPVTAASFYSMVLNFEALQLSQQADNEEWTSSANATMRSNAPPVNRPYVQDTGRTSGGRPSGGYPQQQHGQGGQDRRRNNGGSGGGGGYNGRRRWHPKCQICKNWGHEAQDCRQRFDHDYYPNTRSGNSASTSNDSGHWVMDSGATDHLTSDLERLDVRAPYAGKDQVQVANGSDNPIFIEFHRYFFLVKHKVTRKDPASATDVRGEQAADVHGERAIDVHGGTDSPAGPSPVSANGLSPAQTADSAGASSVPGASAEHSSTSSSHTPATPASTSSVHPMVTHTRDATRRPKEYTDGTVRYDPSRRAFFATPVSHTDAFRDPAWCTAMSDEFAALCHTNTWKLVPRPPGVNIVGSKWVFKTKQRPDGSIDKYKARLVARGFTQQHGIDYGDTFSPVVKPATVRLVLSLAVSRGWILRQVDVSNAFFAWLSD; this is translated from the exons ATGACGACCACCTCTGCCCAGGCCTCCACCGCCCTCGGGCCGATCGTCTCTCCTCCGGTTGCAGCTGCTCCCGCCGCGGTCACTCCGATCGCGATCCGCCTCGATAAAGGGAACTTTGCCCTATGGAGGGTTCTCTCCCTCGCCAACCTCTCAGGCGCGTCTCTTCACGGCTTCCTCGATGGGACAGCCGTCGCTCCGGCCCAGACCATCACCGAGGGGGCAGGTGATGCCGCTCGGGTCGTGCCCAACCCCGCGTATGCGACGTGGTGGACTCAGGACCAGAAGGTCAAAGGTGTGCTCCTCTCCTCCATGACGGAGGACATAGCGAGCCAACTCCTCGGCTGCACGATGGCCGCCGAGGTGTGGACGGCGATCCACGCCATGTTCTCATCTCAGAGCCGCGCAGGCGTGCGGCATATCCGGCGCCAGATCCAGGCGCTGAGGAAGGGCGACATGTCTGCCAGCGAGTATATGCACAAGGTCAAAGCCTTGGCCGACTCCATGACCGCCGCTGGTTTTCCGCTCCAAGACGACGAGATCATTGACTATATGCTCACCGGCTTGGGGAAGGACTTCAACCCGATCGCGGCGTCGCTTAATGTTGTCACCACTCCGGTGACCGCCGCTAGCTTCTATTCTATGGTGCTGAACTTTGAAGCGCTGCAGCTCTCGCAGCAAGCTGATAATGAGGAGTGGACGTCGTCAGCCAATGCCACGATGCGCTCCAACGCTCCCCCGGTGAACCGCCCGTACGTGCAAGATACTGGTCGCACATCTGGCGGTCGTCCTTCAGGCGGCTACCCGCAGCAGCAGCATGGTCAGGGTGGTCAGGATCGTCGCCGCAACAATGGTGGCAGCGGTGGTGGGGGAGGCTACAACGGCCGGCGCCGCTGGCATCCCAAGTGCCAGATTTGCAAGAATTGGGGTCATGAGGCCCAAGATTGTCGCCAGCGTTTCGATCATGACTACTACCCCAACACTCGTTCTGGCAATTCGGCGTCAACTTCCAACGACTCGGGGCACTGGGTCATGGACTCTGGTGCGACCGATCATCTGACAAGCGATCTCGAGCGTCTGGATGTTCGCGCTCCCTATGCTGGCAAGGATCAAGttcaagtagcaaatggttcag ATAATCCTATCTTTATTGAGTTTCATCGTTACTTTTTCCTTGTTAAGCACAAGGTCACGAGGAAG GATCCTGCCTCGGCGACCGACGTGCGAGGAGAGCAGGCGGCTGACGTGCATGGCGAGCGGGCGATCGACGTGCATGGCGGCACGGATTCCCCAGCTGGGCCGTCTCCAGTTTCCGCCAATGGGCTGTCCCCGGCCCAGACGGCCGACTCGGCCGGTGCCTCTTCTGTGCCTGGTGCATCTGCTGAGCACTCCAGTACCTCGTCGTCACACACGCCTGCGACGCCTGCTTCTACTTCTTCCGTGCATCCTATGGTGACTCATACCCGGGATGCTACACGACGACCGAAAGAATACACGGACGGTACAGTTCGTTATGATCCATCTCGCCGGGCTTTCTTTGCGACTCCTGTTTCGCATACTGATGCTTTCCGTGATCCTGCATGGTGTACTGCTATGTCTGATGAGTTTGCTGCTCTCTGTCACACTAATACCTGGAAGTTGGTACCTCGCCCTCCAGGAGTTAATATTGTAGGCAGCAAATGGGTGTTTAAGACCAAGCAACGACCAGATGGTTCCATTGATAAGTACAAGGCCAGACTGGTTGCTCGTGGATTCACTCAACAGCACGGTATTGATTATGGCGACACTTTCAGTCCTGTCGTCAAACCTGCAACTGTTCGTCTAGTGCTGTCTCTTGCTGTTTCGCGTGGCTGGATACTTCGCCAGGTTGATGTCAGTAATGCGTTTTTTGCATGGTTATCTGACTGA